The genome window ACACCGAGGAATGCCTTTCCGGTTGCTCCGGTGCTAGCAAAGAGGTTCTTGTTGTTTGCCATTACTTCATTCAGTTCTTGCTTGTAATCTGTCATGTCAATCTTCCTTTCATTTATTAACACTTGCCCACTTATCGTCAATGATACATCTTAGAAAGCGCTTTCTCAAGTGATGTTAAAACGGGGGTTCAGAACCCGGCTACGGCCACTTCTGAACCCCTGTTTTGCTTTTCTAAAAATTGTCTACTGCAAAGAATCCCAAGCTGTCAGTTCAACTGGCTGCTGAGCAGCTAAGTCTTGGAGGTCCTTACTCAGGTACTTCTTGTTGATAACCGCTTCGTAAGTATATTCTTCAAACCAATCCTGGGTCATCACAAAGTAGCCGTTGTCACCGTTATCCTTGCCCCAGCTGTTTTCAATCTTCCAGCGGGTCGGCTGGTCATTTACGAGGTCAAAGCCGGTCAGGGTCATGGCGTGGGAAACCATTGCCTGCCGTGATTCCAGCCGGTCCTTCTTGTCCATGGTAAAGTCGACACCCAATAGTTCCTCACGGTGGAAGAGCTTGGCGTCCATTAGCCCCCGCTTGCGGTCCATCTGCTGGAGAACATCATTGCCGACCCAGACGGTTTCCCCGGCCTTCAGCTGCTTGATTGCGGCTTCCTGCAGGTCTGCGAACGGGACGTTGACGAACTTAATTGGCACCCCACCAACAACGCTATCCTGGCTTGGCATGGAGTAAACCCGCTGGTAGTCGTGATCGGGTGCATTGGTAACGACCACGTAGTCGTTGAAGTTAGTATCAAAGTACTGGTGATAGAAGTCTAGGGGCGTCAAGTCCAGTACCTGGTGGAACTTCTTGTCGTCATCACGGAATTCCAGGTCAAACTTAACCGGTGGTTCACCAAAGGCATAGGCAGCGACCTTGTACACGTCAGCCATCATCCGTTCCCGGGCCTTGGCGAGTTCATCCGCGCTATCCCCATGGCTGACCATCCGCCGCAACTCCAACGCGTCCTTGCGCATCAGATAGTTCATCACTTCGGCCACATCGCTGGTGTCCTTAGTGTTGTGAGTATCCGGCATCACGTATTCCGGAACGACCCCGTACTTTTCAATAATTGAAGCCGCGTTAGCCCACTGACCACCATCATTTAGGGCGAAGTTGAGGTAAAAGTCGACCAGCCGGTCATGGAGCGGCCGATCCGCGGTCGCAATCACCTTTTGGAAGAACATATTGGCCCGTTCGATCCGGTCCCAGAAGAACAGGTAGTTTTGGGAAAGTTCAAAGTCCTTGAAGTGGTACTTCGTGGCGAACTTGTGCCGGAGCGTGTTCAGGGCCGCAAATGACCAGCAGCGCCCACTGTGCCGTTGGTTGCTGGGCTTCCCGGTTTTAATTTCGTACGAAAATGCCCGGTGGAGTCGTTCGCTGGCTGCCGGGTCCTCGCTGGCGTTCTTAATCCCGTTCTTTTGAATGGCCCGGGCGATGACGGCAGCGTCCCGCCGGTGGTGAAAGGCCTGTTGATATTTTTTAACCATCTTGGCCGTTAGTTCTTGTTCAGACATAATCTGCCTCCTCAAATTCGTTGATTATTTCTATCTTAGCACTTTCGAGGAATTTGCAGTGCTAAAAAGGCTGGCTGCGAGTTCTCCCGCTGCCAGCCCCAAGACATTAATTTTCTTCTTTTAACTTTCGCTTGACCATCGCGGGGTCGGCCTTACCTGGGTTTAGTTCCACGAGTTTGCCTGAGCCGCTATAAATAATCCACTCCGCCAAGTTGACAATGTGGTCCCCGGACCGCTCCAGGTAGCGGATCACGGAGAGGTAGGTCCCGTAGCTTTTGACGTCCTCCCGCGACTTGACCAGGGCATCCATGATGGCATCCTGCTGCTGGACGTAGATCAGGTCGACCTGCAAGTCCTCGTTGGCGACCTCGTAGGCCTTCTGCTCATCGGTATAGACGTAGGCGTCCATGACCTTCTCCAGCATCTGGCGAACGATCATCATCATTTTCTCAATCTGCTTTTCGACCTGCTCGTCAGCCTCGTCCGCGCTCAGCCTGATTCCTGCCCGGGCGATGTGGGCCGCGTAATCCCCTAACCGTTCGACATCCGAACTGGCCTTCAAGATTGAAATAATCTTCCGAAAGTCCGTCGCCACCGGTTGCTGGAGGGCCATCAGCTTGAGGGCCTGTTTTTCCAGCTGAATTTCCTCGTCGTTTAGCTGGTGGTCATTTTCTAGTACCTGGCGAGCCAGCTGGGCATCCTTTTCATTAAAGGCCTTCGTCGCTTGGTAGATTTGCTCGCTGGCGTCAATTCCCATCTCCATAAAGCGGCCGCGCAGCCGTTTTAATTCATCATCAAAGATTGCTCCCATGGTCTTCCTCCTAACCAAACTTACCGCTGAGGTAGTCTGCCGTTTGCTCTTCCTGCGGGTTCATGAAAATCTGCGAAGTCGGGCCGAATTCGACCAGCCGGCCCTGGTGCATGAAGGCTGTCCAATCCGCCGACCGCGACGCCTGCTGCATGTTGTGGGTCACCATGATAATGGTAAACTGTTCCTTTAATTGTACTAGGGTATCCTCGATTTGCGAAGTCGAAACCGGGTCGAGAGCACTAGTCGGCTCGTCCATCAAGATGATTTCTGGCCGAACCGCCAGCGTCCGCGCGATACAGAGCCGCTGCTGCTGGCCCCCGGAAAGTGCCAGTGCGCTCTCCTTTAGCTGGTCTTTGACTTCATCCCACAGGGCGGCCTGGCGGAGACTCTCCTCCACCCGCTGGTCCAGTACCTGGCGGTCACGCTCCCCGGCCAACCGCAGGCCGTAGATGACGTTCTCGTAAATTGACAGCGGAAAGGGGGTCGGCTGTTGGAAAACCATCCCGATTTGCTGCCGAACCCGGTAAACGTTGACGTCCGGCTGGTTGATATTGAAACCGTGAAAATTAATCAGCCCGGTCACGGTAGCGAGATTATCGTTCATCCGGTTAAGACTCCGCAGGACCGTCGACTTCCCCGATCCTGACGCGCCAATCATTGCCGTGATCTGGTGGGCCGGAAACTTCAGTGACACGTCCTGGACCACCTGTTTGTCGCCGTAAGCGACGTGGAGGTCTTTGACTTCTAGTGCGATTTGTTCTGTCATTTTATCCCATCCTTACTTTGCCAGTCGCCGCTTAATCAGGTAGCCAACCAAGCGGGCGAGTAAATTGAACGCTAAGATCGTAATAATCAAGACCGCCGCGGACCCATTGGAAACGGCCCGGGCGTCGGGAACCAAGCCCTCGCTGTTGACCTTCCAAATGTGAACCGCCAGGGTTTCCGCCGGGCGTAACGGATTGAGGAAGCTGGTCGGACTGAAGGGGTTCCAATCGGTGTAGCTGATCGCTGGAGAACTCTGTCCCGCGGTGTAAATCAAGGCCGCCGCTTCCCCAAAAATCCGCCCGGCACTCAGAATGGCCCCGGTGATAATGCCAGACAGGGCCGCCGGCAAGACAATCTTGGTGGTCACTCGCCACTTCGACATCCCCAGTCCCAAGCCGGCCTGGCGTTGCAACTGCGGTACCTGCTGCAAAGCGTCCTCGCAGGACCGTGTCAACAGGGGCAGGTTCAAAATGGTCAACGCCAGGGCCCCCGCTAGCAGGGAAAAGTCCAGGCCAAATTGGAGCACGAAGACCAGGTAACCGAACAGGCCAATTACCACTGACGGCAAGGAGCTCAGCACCTCGATTGCCAGGCGGAGGGTGGCCGTCAGGCGGTTTTGCGGCGCGTACTCGCTCAAGTAGATGGCCGCGCACAACGCCAGGGGTACCGAGACCAGCATGGTCAAGACGACTAGGTATAAGGAGTTAAACAACTGGTCCCGGATTCCGCCACCGCTCTTGAAGGATTCGGCTGGTGAGAAGAGGAAGTGCCAGGAAACGTTTGGCAGGCCGACAGCGAGGAGGTAGGCCAGGAAACTGATGATTAACAGGCCAACCAGCCCGGCCAGCGAGAGAACAACCGCAGTGGCAATTTTATCAACTTTTTCTGCCCGCATTAGTGAGCCCCTTTCTTGGCGACCAGCCGGAGAAGCAGGTTGAACGCCAATGACATTAGCAACAAGATCAACGCCAGTGACCAGAGGGCGTTATTGGAGGTGGTCCCCATGACGGTGTTCCCGATTCCAGTCGTCAGCACACTGGTCAGGGTCGCGGCCGAAGACATCAGCCCGTGCGGCATGACCGCCGCGTTCCCAATCACCATTTGCACGGCGAGGGCCTCACCAAAAGCCCGGGCCATCCCAAAGATCATTGCCGTTAGGATGCCGCCCTTGGCACTGGGGATCACTACCCGGATAATGGTCTGCCAACGGGTCGCCCCCAGCCCTGCCGAAGCGAGCCGGTATTGTTTTGGAACTTGCCGGAGGTTGTCAATCGTCATTGAGGTCATGGTTGGTAACACCATCAAGAAGAGCACGCAGGTGGCTGCCAGGATTCCAAAGCCGGTTCCGCCAAAGAGCCGGCCCAGCCGCGGCACGATCACGGTCAGGCCAACGTAGCCATAGACGACCGAGGGAACGCCGACCAGCAGCTCAATTACGGGCTGGATGAGCTGGTTGACCCGCGGGGGCAGCATTTCCGTAATTGCGACCGCACTGACCAGGGCTAGGGGTAAGGCAACAATTCCTGCCAGGAGGGTCACCGCAAAGGAGGTGACGATCATCGGCAAGGCACCGTACAAGTGATGACTCGGCTGCCAGTTCACGCCGCTCAGGAATTTGCCCAGGGAATAGCCATTCTTGGTGAAGAGTGCCAAGCCCTTACTCGTTAAGAAAATGAGGATCGTGGCGACCAAGCCGCCGATAACTATAATTGCTAAATAGCTGATGATTTTCCCCCGCCAATCCTGACGGCTCTCCGCAGACGGGGTCAGCAGCTCCTGTTTGACTTTATCCATCCCGTTACTTCCTTTCACTTACCTGGCCGGTTGCCGACTTGGTTACTTTCATCTCGTGGATGCTGACGTAATTGGCCTCCTTCACCAAACCATTTTGGACCTTTCCCGACTGCATGTACTTGATAAATTGCTGGGTCGCCCGGCTCGGCTGCTGCTGCGTGTACAGGTGTTCATAAGACCAGAGCGGCCAGCGGTTGGTCGTGACGTTGCTGGCCGTCGGGGCAACCCCGTTGATTTTTAACGGCTGAACTGTCTTGTTGAGGTAGGCAAAGGAGATGTAGGAAATGGCTCCGGGAGTGTTCGTGACGATTTCCTTCACCGTCCCGTTAGAGTCCTGCTCTTGGGCCTGAACGGCATGGTCACCCTTAGTGAGGACCGTCTGCTCAAAGGCCAGCCGGGTTCCGCTCCCGTTGGCCCGGTTAATCACGGTAATCGGCAGGTCCGGGCCGCCGACCTGACGCCAGTTGGTGATTTGCCCAGTGAAAATCCGGCGCAGCTGGGTCATCGTGAGGTTTTTGACCCCCAGCTTGGGATTGACAATCGGGGCAATTCCCGACACGGCAACGATGTGGTCCCGGAGTTTGTGGGCATCAATGCCGTCCTGCTGGCTAGCAAAGATGTCTGCAGAACCGATGTTGACTGCCCCGGCCTGGACCTGGCTCAACCCCGTCCCGGAGCCGCCACCTTGGACGGTAATGTTGGTGGTTGGCTGCCCCTGGCGATACCTGGCCGCGACCGCCTCGGCTAGTGGTTGCAGTGCGGTTGAGCCGACGATCGTGACTTTCTCCTGGGCAGGGTGGTGTTTGGCAGCCACCCAGCCAGCTCCCAGGCCGCCGACGAGCGCCGCTAGGATGATTCCCAATAATATTCTCCGCATGATTGGCCTCCTAGTTGTCTTTACGGATTTCCTATGATACAAATAAGGATAGCAAGCCACTGTAAACTTTTAATTGAAGCAATGTAAAAGTTATGTAAATACTGGAGAATAATCCCGAATGGCGAAAGAATTTCTATTAATGAGCCAGTCAGCGGAACTCGTAGACCAACTGACGGCCACCTGCAAGAAGGCCCGCTGGCAGCTCACCCAAATCACTACCCCGACTGGCCTCGTGGTCGCCCTGGAGCAACGCCCGGTCACCGGTATTTGGTGGGACCTCAGTCATGTCAGCCTCGATACGACGATTGCCACCATGACCTTAGTTCGGCACCAGCTCACCGGCCCGATTATAATTCTGGCCCCCGAAGTTACAGACCGGATCCAGCGGAAACTCTTCCACGCGCAGGTCGATGACGTCCTTGCCCTGCCGGTTGATGAACGCAGCTTTCGGGCGCGGGTAGAGCAGCGACTGTGGCTTTACCGCCACGTCCAGTTTGCGAAACCAGCACCAGCCGAGGCGCCAGAAGAGAATGCGGTAATTGCCGCCAACGACTGGACGATCGACCAGGCTAACTACACGGTTAAGAAGGCCGGGCAGCCGGTCGAACTAACGCCCAAGGAGTTTCAACTGCTCTCATACTTAATCAACCACCACAACCAGGTCCTCAGCCGGGAACAGTTAGTGTCCGGTGTCTGGGGGTACGATCTCCTGGCGAGTTCACGGATCGTCGACATCCACATCAGTCACCTGCGTGATAAGCTGGAGGACGACCCCCACAAGCCCGCTCACCTGCTGACTGTGCGGGGCTTTGGCTATAAGTTTGTATAAGAAAGAAACCGCCTTGATTAGTTAGGCATAATCAGGGCGGCTGAGGCTGGGAATTAACCCAGTCTCTTTGCTGTTTTAAAGATAAAAATGCTTCAGCGCAGCTGGATTAAAAATAAAATGCAGACTTACTTTGGTTAATCCCAGAGCGAGTCTGCATTTTTAATTAACATCATTATATTTTAAGCAGTAACCCAATTATATTTTTTAAGGAAGATTGGCGAAGTTTTTTCACTATTGCTAAGTTTTCCTTCTCTTTTGGCCTCTGCTAATTTATAGTTGGAATCCAGTGAAAGTAATAACTGGCTGGAAATCCCCATCACTTTTTCGATTCGAAGAGCAAGAACCTCAGTTAAAAAGCGTTTGCGGTTAAGAATATCAGAAACGTTTTTCTGGGTAACACCGATACGTGCAGCCAAATCGGCTTGTGTAATGTCATAATGATTCATCACTTCTTTTAATAAATCGGCAGCCGAACTAGTATGATACTGTCTAATTTTATTTTCACGATGCAGCATAACAATCAGCTCCTTAATGATAATCTTCAATGCTGGTTATCTGAATAGTTACAATCTGTTCCCTTTTTGTTGATAATTCATCGTTCTTATCGTAGCCTTCAAATACCATCCGATAGTTGCCGCTAATATCAACCGCAAACTTGCCAGATAGTTCTCCTTTTAGTGGATGACATCGGGGCGGTGGATCTGATGGTATATGAGCAAGTGTCTGGGCCGCATCGAATTCGTCTAGACGTGCTTGAATTCGTCGCGCCCTAGATTTTCCATAATGTTTCAAAAGCAATTTTGGATCATTCAGAATCTTTGTTAATTTTTTAGTTTCCGCAAAGTATTCCATTGTGGACACCCCATTATCATTATACCGATTTGGTATTAAAATAACAAGAATAACACCTCACTTTTAGCAGCCCCAGTTGCTTTTGCTTCCGAACTAACTAGCAATCAGTTAAACTATAACTGAATAATCACAAAGGGAGGAATTCATGATGAGTAAAGTATTTGTTGCCGGTGGTTCCGGCCGGGTCGCAACCGAATTGATTAAGGACCTCGTTGCTGATGGACACCAAGTCATCGCGGGGGCCCGCCACCCCGAGAAGATTGTGGAAATGGACGGCGTAACGCCCGTCACCCTCGACCTTCGCGGTGACGTTGCCAAAATTGCTAGCCTGATGGCTGGTGCTGACGCTGTCTACTTTGTTGCCGGTTCCCGGGGCAAGGACCTCCTGCAAACCGACGCGATGGGTGCTGTTAAGACCATGCAAGCTGCCGAACGGGCGGGAATCAAACGCTACATTATGCTCAGCTCAATGTACGCCCTCCAACCAGAAAAGTGGGCTGACTACCCTGCCCTCGCAGCGATCACCGACTACAACATCGCCAAATTCTTCGCTGACAACTACCTGATCCACAACACCGACCTGGACTACACGATCGTTCAGCCGGCGACCCTGACCGAGGAAGCGGCCACGGGCAAGGTAACCTTTGGCGAAGGTGACGACACTACCAACCCGATCCCAGACGTTGCCCAGGTGCTCGCCACGGTACTGGCAAATGGCAACACTATCGGTAAGGTCATCCTGATGCGGACTGGTGATACGCCAATTGATACAGCGGTCAAGGAAGTTTAACCCGTAACCGGGCCTTGATTGTCGGTCATCCCGGTGCTAAACTACAAACGATATCAAATGTGATGGTGTTTGCAATGAACCACTGGCATAAACCAGTTGATGACACCTGTCTCTGTAGGGGGACAGGTGCGCGTCCCTTACAGTAACTGCTGTGAGGGACGTTTTTTTGTGGCCACGATCCAGAATGGAGAATTGAAGATGAAGATAAGAAAAGTCATTATCGTGGGGCTGTTTGCCTTCGGGGGCGGAATGCTCCGTTACCTTGTCAATAGCAGTTGGGGCGTGGTGGGCATCCTGGGCTGCAACCTAATTGGCTCTTTTTTGCTGGCCCTGCTCACTTACACCGTCATCGAGCGGAAACTCGTGGCCGCCTGGCTTTCCCTGGGGCTCGGGACCGGGCTAATCGGTGCCCTGACGACCTTCTCGACCTTTGCCGCTACCACCATCCAGCTCTGGCAGTCCCATCCCCTTGCCGCGGGTCTATACTTCATTGCCAGCAGTTGCGGTGGCCTAGCAATGGCTCTGCTCGGCGCCTGGCTGGGCCGTCGATTAGGGAGGGACTAAGATGGTATTAACAAGTACGGGTGCCGCC of Limosilactobacillus oris contains these proteins:
- a CDS encoding SDR family oxidoreductase encodes the protein MSKVFVAGGSGRVATELIKDLVADGHQVIAGARHPEKIVEMDGVTPVTLDLRGDVAKIASLMAGADAVYFVAGSRGKDLLQTDAMGAVKTMQAAERAGIKRYIMLSSMYALQPEKWADYPALAAITDYNIAKFFADNYLIHNTDLDYTIVQPATLTEEAATGKVTFGEGDDTTNPIPDVAQVLATVLANGNTIGKVILMRTGDTPIDTAVKEV
- a CDS encoding HigA family addiction module antitoxin, which gives rise to MLHRENKIRQYHTSSAADLLKEVMNHYDITQADLAARIGVTQKNVSDILNRKRFLTEVLALRIEKVMGISSQLLLSLDSNYKLAEAKREGKLSNSEKTSPIFLKKYNWVTA
- the pstC gene encoding phosphate ABC transporter permease subunit PstC, translating into MDKVKQELLTPSAESRQDWRGKIISYLAIIVIGGLVATILIFLTSKGLALFTKNGYSLGKFLSGVNWQPSHHLYGALPMIVTSFAVTLLAGIVALPLALVSAVAITEMLPPRVNQLIQPVIELLVGVPSVVYGYVGLTVIVPRLGRLFGGTGFGILAATCVLFLMVLPTMTSMTIDNLRQVPKQYRLASAGLGATRWQTIIRVVIPSAKGGILTAMIFGMARAFGEALAVQMVIGNAAVMPHGLMSSAATLTSVLTTGIGNTVMGTTSNNALWSLALILLLMSLAFNLLLRLVAKKGAH
- a CDS encoding phosphate ABC transporter substrate-binding protein → MRRILLGIILAALVGGLGAGWVAAKHHPAQEKVTIVGSTALQPLAEAVAARYRQGQPTTNITVQGGGSGTGLSQVQAGAVNIGSADIFASQQDGIDAHKLRDHIVAVSGIAPIVNPKLGVKNLTMTQLRRIFTGQITNWRQVGGPDLPITVINRANGSGTRLAFEQTVLTKGDHAVQAQEQDSNGTVKEIVTNTPGAISYISFAYLNKTVQPLKINGVAPTASNVTTNRWPLWSYEHLYTQQQPSRATQQFIKYMQSGKVQNGLVKEANYVSIHEMKVTKSATGQVSERK
- a CDS encoding type II toxin-antitoxin system RelE/ParE family toxin; translation: MEYFAETKKLTKILNDPKLLLKHYGKSRARRIQARLDEFDAAQTLAHIPSDPPPRCHPLKGELSGKFAVDISGNYRMVFEGYDKNDELSTKREQIVTIQITSIEDYH
- the pstB gene encoding phosphate ABC transporter ATP-binding protein PstB — encoded protein: MTEQIALEVKDLHVAYGDKQVVQDVSLKFPAHQITAMIGASGSGKSTVLRSLNRMNDNLATVTGLINFHGFNINQPDVNVYRVRQQIGMVFQQPTPFPLSIYENVIYGLRLAGERDRQVLDQRVEESLRQAALWDEVKDQLKESALALSGGQQQRLCIARTLAVRPEIILMDEPTSALDPVSTSQIEDTLVQLKEQFTIIMVTHNMQQASRSADWTAFMHQGRLVEFGPTSQIFMNPQEEQTADYLSGKFG
- a CDS encoding fluoride efflux transporter FluC, which encodes MKIRKVIIVGLFAFGGGMLRYLVNSSWGVVGILGCNLIGSFLLALLTYTVIERKLVAAWLSLGLGTGLIGALTTFSTFAATTIQLWQSHPLAAGLYFIASSCGGLAMALLGAWLGRRLGRD
- a CDS encoding response regulator transcription factor, with protein sequence MAKEFLLMSQSAELVDQLTATCKKARWQLTQITTPTGLVVALEQRPVTGIWWDLSHVSLDTTIATMTLVRHQLTGPIIILAPEVTDRIQRKLFHAQVDDVLALPVDERSFRARVEQRLWLYRHVQFAKPAPAEAPEENAVIAANDWTIDQANYTVKKAGQPVELTPKEFQLLSYLINHHNQVLSREQLVSGVWGYDLLASSRIVDIHISHLRDKLEDDPHKPAHLLTVRGFGYKFV
- a CDS encoding aminopeptidase C; the encoded protein is MSEQELTAKMVKKYQQAFHHRRDAAVIARAIQKNGIKNASEDPAASERLHRAFSYEIKTGKPSNQRHSGRCWSFAALNTLRHKFATKYHFKDFELSQNYLFFWDRIERANMFFQKVIATADRPLHDRLVDFYLNFALNDGGQWANAASIIEKYGVVPEYVMPDTHNTKDTSDVAEVMNYLMRKDALELRRMVSHGDSADELAKARERMMADVYKVAAYAFGEPPVKFDLEFRDDDKKFHQVLDLTPLDFYHQYFDTNFNDYVVVTNAPDHDYQRVYSMPSQDSVVGGVPIKFVNVPFADLQEAAIKQLKAGETVWVGNDVLQQMDRKRGLMDAKLFHREELLGVDFTMDKKDRLESRQAMVSHAMTLTGFDLVNDQPTRWKIENSWGKDNGDNGYFVMTQDWFEEYTYEAVINKKYLSKDLQDLAAQQPVELTAWDSLQ
- the pstA gene encoding phosphate ABC transporter permease PstA, with product MRAEKVDKIATAVVLSLAGLVGLLIISFLAYLLAVGLPNVSWHFLFSPAESFKSGGGIRDQLFNSLYLVVLTMLVSVPLALCAAIYLSEYAPQNRLTATLRLAIEVLSSLPSVVIGLFGYLVFVLQFGLDFSLLAGALALTILNLPLLTRSCEDALQQVPQLQRQAGLGLGMSKWRVTTKIVLPAALSGIITGAILSAGRIFGEAAALIYTAGQSSPAISYTDWNPFSPTSFLNPLRPAETLAVHIWKVNSEGLVPDARAVSNGSAAVLIITILAFNLLARLVGYLIKRRLAK
- the phoU gene encoding phosphate signaling complex protein PhoU, giving the protein MGAIFDDELKRLRGRFMEMGIDASEQIYQATKAFNEKDAQLARQVLENDHQLNDEEIQLEKQALKLMALQQPVATDFRKIISILKASSDVERLGDYAAHIARAGIRLSADEADEQVEKQIEKMMMIVRQMLEKVMDAYVYTDEQKAYEVANEDLQVDLIYVQQQDAIMDALVKSREDVKSYGTYLSVIRYLERSGDHIVNLAEWIIYSGSGKLVELNPGKADPAMVKRKLKEEN